The Mycobacteriales bacterium genome has a segment encoding these proteins:
- a CDS encoding ABC transporter permease — MSAVLTGRASGSAFSDTVVLTWRNLKRIPRIPELAAFAILQSVMFVLLFAFVFGGAIPLPGGGSYREYLMPGIFAQTLAFASATTTVGITDDMQKGLVDRFRSLPMVRSAFLTGRTIADVAYNAGILVVLMVTGLAVGWRIHNGVGQFLAALGVALLFAYAMSWLGVFLGQLTPTVEVAQQVAFTTVFPITFVSNAFVPLQALPGWLQPFAEWNPVSTLTAAMRDLFGNPNPPSGTRFPSEHPILMTVLWAVGIVAVFAPLAVRRYRDISK; from the coding sequence ATGAGCGCCGTGCTGACCGGGCGCGCGAGCGGCTCGGCGTTCTCCGACACCGTCGTGCTGACCTGGCGGAACCTGAAGCGGATCCCGCGGATCCCGGAGCTGGCGGCGTTCGCGATCCTGCAGTCGGTCATGTTCGTGCTGCTGTTCGCGTTCGTCTTCGGCGGCGCGATCCCGCTGCCCGGCGGCGGGTCCTACCGCGAATACCTGATGCCCGGGATCTTCGCCCAGACGCTGGCGTTCGCCTCGGCCACGACCACGGTCGGGATCACCGACGACATGCAGAAGGGGCTGGTGGACCGGTTCCGGTCGCTGCCGATGGTCCGCTCGGCCTTCCTGACCGGGCGGACGATCGCGGACGTGGCGTACAACGCCGGGATCCTGGTCGTGCTCATGGTGACCGGGCTCGCGGTGGGCTGGCGGATCCACAACGGGGTCGGGCAGTTCCTGGCCGCGCTCGGAGTCGCGCTGCTGTTCGCGTACGCGATGAGCTGGCTCGGGGTCTTCCTCGGGCAGCTGACCCCGACGGTCGAGGTGGCGCAGCAGGTCGCGTTCACCACGGTCTTCCCGATCACGTTCGTGTCCAACGCGTTCGTGCCGCTGCAGGCGCTGCCGGGCTGGCTGCAGCCGTTCGCCGAGTGGAACCCGGTCAGCACGCTGACCGCGGCCATGCGGGACCTGTTCGGCAACCCCAACCCGCCCTCGGGCACCAGGTTCCCGTCCGAGCACCCGATCCTCATGACGGTGCTCTGGGCGGTCGGGATCGTGGCGGTGTTCGCGCCGCTCGCGGTCCGGAGGTATCGGGACATCTCCAAGTGA
- a CDS encoding ATP-binding cassette domain-containing protein has translation MPAITAEGLTKVYGSRKHTVRALDGLDLTVEEGTVLGLLGPNGAGKTTTVRVLATLLRPDAGRATVLGYDVVRDAQRLRHEIGLSGQYAAVDENLTGAENLWMFGRLYQLPSAEARTRAGELLEQFALSAAADRVVKTYSGGMRRRLDLASALIGRPRLLFLDEPTTGLDPRSRMGMWEVIRDLVRTGSTLLLTTQYLEEADALADEIGVVDAGRIIARGTADELKSQVGGERVEVVVRKPDDIEGARAVLARACGAEVTVDEHARRLTSPSSGGTESLVGVLRSLDDAGIPLDDVGLRRPTLDDVFLSLTGHSTEDGFVAEDEPVGAAS, from the coding sequence GTGCCCGCCATCACCGCCGAGGGCCTGACGAAGGTCTACGGCTCGCGCAAACACACGGTGCGTGCGCTCGACGGGCTCGACCTGACGGTCGAGGAAGGAACCGTGCTCGGCCTGCTCGGTCCCAACGGGGCCGGCAAGACCACCACGGTCCGTGTGCTGGCCACGCTGCTGCGGCCGGACGCGGGCCGGGCGACCGTCCTCGGCTACGACGTGGTCCGGGACGCCCAGCGGCTGCGGCACGAGATCGGTCTCTCGGGGCAGTACGCGGCCGTCGACGAGAACCTCACCGGCGCCGAGAACCTCTGGATGTTCGGCCGGCTCTACCAGCTGCCCAGCGCCGAGGCCCGGACCCGGGCCGGGGAGCTGCTGGAGCAGTTCGCGCTGAGCGCCGCGGCCGACCGGGTCGTGAAGACCTACTCGGGCGGGATGCGACGGCGGCTGGACCTGGCCTCGGCCCTGATCGGCCGGCCCCGGCTGCTGTTCCTGGACGAGCCGACCACCGGTCTCGACCCGCGCAGCCGGATGGGCATGTGGGAGGTCATCCGCGACCTCGTCCGGACCGGCTCGACCCTGCTGCTGACCACGCAGTACCTGGAGGAGGCCGACGCGCTGGCCGACGAGATCGGGGTGGTCGACGCCGGGCGGATCATCGCCCGCGGCACCGCCGACGAGCTCAAGTCGCAGGTCGGCGGCGAGCGGGTGGAGGTCGTGGTGCGCAAGCCCGACGACATCGAGGGGGCCAGGGCTGTGCTCGCGAGAGCCTGCGGGGCCGAGGTCACGGTCGACGAGCACGCCCGCCGGCTCACCTCGCCGAGCAGCGGCGGCACCGAGTCGCTGGTCGGCGTGCTGCGCTCGCTCGATGACGCCGGCATCCCGCTGGACGACGTCGGCCTGCGCCGGCCGACGCTGGACGACGTGTTCCTCAGCCTGACCGGGCACTCGACCGAGGACGGGTTCGTGGCCGAGGACGAGCCCGTCGGGGCGGCGTCATGA